The following DNA comes from Veillonellaceae bacterium.
CAGCCATATGTAAAGGTTGTAAAAAACTTAGTAGTCGAATTTTGTTCCTTATAATCTGCTTTAAAACTATCTGGCTTTGTCACTTTTCATCAACTCCTGTAGATTATTATATCCTAAAAATTATACTTAAACAAATAACGGAAAGTTAGTCTTGACCTAAAAGAAACACCCCCAAACCGCTAAACGGTTGGGGGCTTAAATCATTTGTTTTCTGCCTTAGCGCGAGGCTTGGCAAATATCATTCTTCCACCCATTATTATAACAAAAACACCGAAAATCTTTTTCAGTTCCGCAGCAGGGAGACTTTGAACGAAATTAGCACTTAACATGGCGCCTGCAATTGCGCCGAGACTCAATAGTGCAGCCGTTTTGTAGTCTACAAGTTTTTCTTTATGGAGATGCCATAAGCCAGAAGCTGCTGTGGGAATTATCACGAGTAGAGAAACCCCCTGTGCAATATGCTGCGAAACCCCTAAAATAAAAACCATCATTGGCACTAAAACTATTCCGCCGCCAACCCCTAGCAAACCACTTAATATTCCTGCCGCCAAGCCTGCAAGTATTGAAACAGCTATGACCATAACATTCTCACCCCTACTATTACTAATAGAGCGCCAAACATACGCTTTAACTGGGCCGCTGGAATATGCTTCATCCATTTAGCGCCAAGGCCTGCTCCGACAATACTACCTGCGGCAAGCGTTATCGCAAGGACAACATCTATATTTCCATGATAACTATAAACAACACTGCTTACTATCGCAGTAGGAACAATAACCGCTAATGAAGTGGCATGAGCATTATGTTGAGCAAACCCTAATAATGACACTAAAATCGGCACTAAGATTATGCCGCCTCCTACGCCAAGTAACCCGCTCAGAATACCTGCTCCTAAACCGAATCCGACTATCTTTAGCTTTTGCAACATCTTTTAGCTCCCTTCTCAAATACTCTAATCAATAGTAAGACGTTTTACTGCAACATTTACTTCGTTAACTAGTAGTCCTGTCATATATTCGACAACGTCCTTAACCCTTTTCTGCGCAGTAGCTACTACCTCTCGCAGCGAAAAGCCATATTTTATAGTTACGTCAAAAGTGATGGATATTCCTTTCTCTTTCTCTTGAAAGTTCTTGATTTGAATCTGTCCGGTACGAGTAATAGCGGGCTCACTGACAGCGACGTAGTCAACTATTGCCGAAATTACAGCATCTGATATTAATAGTTTACCATAATAACTAAAAGTTGGTCGTACGATTGATTTTTCACCTAGCTTTCGCCGCTTTTTTGATTGAGTTTTCTTAAAAAAAATCTCTAATGGGTCAATTAAATATCCTGAAAAGTGCGGTTTAAGTTCGATTGTAGGGACAGGAATAATATGTTTCCCCTCTTTTAAACGGCTTTCTCTTGCTTTCGCAATTTCAGCAGGCGTTGCAATGTCTTCAATGTTTATTACTTTATGAATAGAAGGTAATCCTAACACAGATACGATTTTCTCCACCATGTTTTTAGAGGTTCCAAGTATAAGCATTCGTTCGGGTTTAACTCTTTCTATAGCCTCACAAACTTCACGAGCATGATCTTCTTCCATAAAGATTGCTCTTTTGACTGCCCGTATCTTACTTGGTTCTTTTTTAGCAGAATGGCCGGCTACAATCTTGCTATCTTTTATTAAAAGACCATCATCAACAATAGTATCAATATTATATTCGTGAGCAACTATAAGCGCACGATGACTCTTTCCGGTTCCGCTTGGTCCAACTAGTGCAATAACTTCCATAGTAGCCTCCCTAATTTACCCTATTACATAAAAAATAAACACCTTTTCAGGTGTTGTCAAGTGGACCTAGAAAAGTTCTCTAACTTTTGCTCAAGTTCAGTGATACGCAAATTTCTATACATAATTATCCGGGCATAGCGACAATTACTCTTTTTTAATCGTTCATTTTTCGTCTCTAGAATTAGCAGTTGCTCACGTCTTTCATTTTCAAGTGATTCAATTAGGTTCATCAATACACGCCGACTGATTCGTAAAGCTTCAACTTTATCCTCCAATTCACGTATGCGCTTTCTAAGTTCTTCAATCAGGCAGATGTCTCCTTCCATAACCCCTCCCCCTGAATAGTACTCGGCAAATTGCTAGTGGTGCTGGCTACATGATTATATTCTAAGGAGGTTATTTTAATGCCTGACTATGTCTTTGTAAACTCAGCGCCAATGCGTTGGGAACAGTAAATTCACCCAACTTTTCTGGGTATCTCGATGGTATACCATGAAAGTCTGAACCACCAGTCACTATTAGTTTATATCTTTTAGCAAGCTGTAAATATTTATTTCTTTGTTCCTGATTATGTTTAGGATGGTAAACTTCGAGACCGCAAACACCATATTCGATCATTCTCAAGACTATACTCTCATCACCGATTAACCCAGGATGAGCTAGGACTGCAATTCCGCCTGCCCCGTTAATTAGCTTAATTGCTTGTTGTGGCTTAAGCTTATAGTGTGGCACATATCCAGGTCCGTTTTTACAAAGCAGTTTCTCAAATGCGTCACCTACGGTCTGAAAGTATCCCTTTTCCACTAAGATTCTCGCAATATATGGACGTCCAATTGAAGCGGTCGCTTTTGTGCTTTTTAGAACTTCTTCTTTAGTAATATTGTAACCTAAATCATTCAGCTTAGTAACAATCTTTTCTATTCGCTGGCGGCGATCATTTGTAATACTAATAAGCTGCTTCTGTAATTGAGCATCAAATGGGTCAATATAGTAACCCAATAAATGCACTTCATGGTCGGGCATATCAATACTAAATTCAATCCCTGGTATGACAACTGGACTATGATTTAAGCAGAAATCCTTTAGACTAATAAGCCCATCAATTGTATCATGGTCGGTAATAGCTATGAACGATAACCCGCACTCAGCAGCCTTAATTAAAACTTCTTCCGGCGAAAGGCGACCGTCTGAAGCAGTAGTATGGATATGAAGATCAGCAGGCATTAGTAGATAGATTTTGTGCTATTTGGACTAAAGTTCGCACTCCGACCCCAGTAGCGCCCTTCACGTTATAGCCACTAACTTTGTCAATATCGCTTGTACCTGCAATGTCTATGTGGACCCATGGAAGATCGCCCACAAATTGTTTAATAAATACGCCTGCCGTAATTGTTCCTGCCATCCGCCCTCCGGAGTTTTTCAAGTCGGCTATATCACTTTTTATTTGGTTTAAATAGTCGTCATAGCTGGGTAACAGCCACATCTTTTCCCCCGTTTGTTTAGAAGCTCTTAGAATTTCTTTCGACCAGCCATCATTATTGCTAATTAGGCCTGATGTTATATTACCTAAAGCGACTACACACGCTCCTGTTAGAGTCGCTAAATCGATAATTCTTGTAGCACCTAGCTTACGGGCGTAGGTAACAGCGTCCGCTAAGAGCAGCCGTCCTTCGGCATCGGTACTAATAATTTCAATAGTTTTTCCACTCATAGAACAAATCACATCACCAGGTTTAAAAGCATGACCGGATGGCATATTCTCAGTGCAGGGGATAATTGCCAGAATATTGACCTTAGGTTTCAAATGACCTATGGCCTGCATTGCAGCTAGAACAGCTGCTCCTCCGGCCATATCACCTTTCATATCGCCCATCTTTTCACTAGGCTTAAGTGAAATGCCTCCGCTGTCAAATGTAATCCCCTTTCCAACAAATGCTATCAGATCATTGCTCTGCTGATTACCAATGTATTTTAAAGTAATCATTTTTGGCGGTGTAGTGCTTCCTTGCGCAACTGCAAGCATTGCATACATCTTATGTTTTTCCATATCGCCTTTATCTAAAACGTTAATTTCGAATCCAAATTGGCTAGCAATATCCTGAGCGATAGACGCCATTTGGCTAGGATTCATGTAGCAGGATGGATGATTAGTTAAATCCCTAGCAAAATTTACGCTGTCAGCAATAACTTTTGCATTATTGAGCGTAAGCAGCCACTCTTGATCACTTGGAAGATCTGGACCTACAAGAATTATTTTTTCAATAATATTGCTCTTGGCATCAGTTTTGTAATTGTTAAATTCATAGCTTCCTAAAATTGCTCCCTGAATAATTGATATTGCAGCATCACTTAAGTTGTGATGATTTCTATAAATAGCAGTAGCCACCGTTCTAGACTTCAGTTTTTTGGCAACGCGGATTGCGATCGCAGAAAGTTCACGAATTTTATCCAATGTCAGTTTATCCTTTTTGCCTAATCCGATTATTACTATGCGTTTAGAGCCATAATCAGCAGTGTTGTGGATAATAGTTGTTTCAGCTAATTGACAACATTCTGGCTGGTCTCGGACCATTAAACTAAGTAGAGTTGCTAATGGATTCCCATAAGCTCTAGCCATCTCCACACTATTTAGGGTTTCGTCAAGCAAACCTATTATTAGTGTGTCGCAGAAGACTTCTCCTGGTAAAACATTAGCACATGCAATCTGCAAACTCCTCACCATCCTCTATAACTTCCATATCGTTAATATTAGTATTCCATAAATCAGCGTTACAAAAACAAGTAAACCTGTTCATAAGAACAGGTTTTTTGATCGTTTACAAAAAAATCGCCTAGCCAGGCTATAACTTAGCGCGGCTCAATAATTAGTTTCATAGCGGTGCGTTCTTCACCGTCAATTAAAATGTCAGTAAAGGCAGGGATGCATATAAGATCTACGCCGTGTGGAGCAACAAACCCTCTTGCGATTGCTACTGCCTTAACCGCTTGGTTAAGTGCTCCAGCGCCGATGGCTTGCATTTCAGCTCCACCGCGTTCTCTTAGCACTCCAGCCAAAGCGCCTGCTACCGAATTAGGATTAGATTTTGCTGATACTTTTAAGACTTCCATTTTTAGTACCCTCCTTTATAGTAAAGCAAAAATTATATAATTTTCATTGGTATATATTCGTTATTTGACCAGAAAATCCCTTTTTTTACATTAATAAAAATTCAAATAATTTAAATAAATTTAAAATAAAATGAACAGAGTAATTTATACAATTACTCTGTTCATTTTATTTGTTGAAAACTAGCACTCGACCGTCTTCCCTAATCCCTATTAAGCTATTATTTCCATGGTATTGCTTCTTCATGCTTTCAAGCATAGTTTCAATAACTTCTTCTTGCATAACCAAATCTTCCTCAAGCAAACTATCATTGTAATCTATTACTAGACGGTCTTGAAATTTGTCGCGTAATAGGGTAATAATAAGCGCTATCTCAGCCTTTGTCAATGAACAGACATCGCGGATAATATGCATCATTGTCATTTGTCCATATGTGCTAAATTCTATTTCTGCGATTTTCATGTTTGTATTCTCAAGTAAATGGTAAGCGCTGATACTATCGGTTAAAAGCTGCTTAAATTCCATACACTTAGTCTGTGTTGATAAATTAGACAATATGAAAGTTAACTTAAGAGAATTTGTTCTTGGGTCAAAATTTATTGTTCCAATTTCGGGATAGCACACTAAAATAGAAATCAGTAAATTTACGCCATCCGAAATGTTTTCATCATCTTGATGATATTTAGACATTAAAGGTTCACCATCCATTAGCAAAAATAAAAATGTTTTAGTAGACTATAAATATAGTTCTCTAGATATTAGATAAATCCTTTTTAAAATTAATGGAAGCAATGATCCCTGTTTAATCATAACCCCCCGTCAAATGGGTGGATTGCACTAAACCTTTTCAAGCGGTTGTCATTATGCGTTTTTCACATAAGGGCGTCTTTTTCGAATGATATAAAGGACAGATTTGGCAAGTAGGATATCCTGAACAGCTTGCTGTCGGTAATCATGAATACTATCCGTGTTTGTTGTACTAGGGCATGCATAAGACTTATGGTTTTGTTCAAGATAAATGACGTGAGCAACTTTAAAATTCAGGAAGTTTCACTTTTATTCATTTTCTTAAAAAAAATGTTGAGGTATTACCAGGTATGAAACTGGTTACCCCAACATTTATTATAGAACCTTATTATTTTGCATAATCGATAGCGCGTGTCTCACGAATTACAGTTACTTTTATCTGGCCTGGATACTCAAGCTCACTCTCGATTTTCTTTACAATATCGCGTACTAAACGAACAGACGAAAGATCATCAATCTTATCCGGCTTTACCATGATTCGGATTTCACGACCAGCTTGAATAGCAAAAGATTTATCGACACCTTCAAACGATTCAGCAATGTCCTCTAACCGAGTCAATCGTTTTAGATAGCTTTCAAGGCTTTCCCTACGTGCACCCGGTCGAGCAGCCGATACAGCATCGGCCGCGGCAATCAATACCGCTTGAACTGTTTTCGGTTCTTCATCTCCATGATGAGCTCCGATAGCATTTATCACTTCTGCTGACTCACGATATTTTTTTGCTAAATCAGCACCGATTGTTACATGAGGCCCCTCAACTTCATGGTCAACCGCTTTGCCAATATCGTGCAAGAGGCCTGCACGCTTGGCTAACATAATATCCACGCCGAGTTCCGCAGCCATTACCCCAGCTAAGTGGGAAACCTCTATTGAGTGTTTCAACACATTTTGACCATAGCTTGTACGGAATTTCAGTCGTCCCAAGAGTCTTATTAACTCAGGATGTAGTCCATAGACACCAGTTTCAAAGGTAGCCTGCTCACCAGCTTCTTTTATTCGCTGCTCAACCTCTTTTTGGGCCTTTTCTACCATTTCCTCTATTCGAGCCGGATGAATACGCCCATCAGTTATTAATTTTTCTAAGGCAATCCTGGCAACCTCACGACGTACTGGGTCAAAACCAGATAATATGACAGCCTCCGGAGTATCATCTATAATTAGATCAATACCGGTGAGAGTCTCTAAAGTACGGATATTTCGTCCTTCGCGGCCAATTATGCGGCCTTTCATCTCATCATTAGGCAATGCAACGACCGATACAGTTGTTTCAGCTACATGGTCAGCTGCACAGCGCTGTATAGCTAAAGAAATTATTTCACGAGCTCGTTTGTCCGCCTCTTCTTTTGCCTGTTGCTCTAGTTCTTTAATCATCATAGCAGTTTCATGCTTTATTTCTTCTTGAGCACTGGCAAGAAGCATATTTCTTGCTTCTTCTGATGTAAAGCCAGACAGTCTCTCTAATTCAGCTAATTGCTTAGTGTATAACTCATTGACCTTTTCCTGACTTTTGTCTAGCTCGATTTCTTTACGATTAAGTACTTCTTCTTTTTTCTCGAGCGAGTCAATTTTCCGGTCAAGATTTTCTTCTTTCTGTAGTAAACGACGTTCTAGACGCTGCAATTCGGAGCGGCGTTCCTTTGTTTCGCGATCGAGTTCGTTCCGCAATTTATGAATTTCCTCTTTCGCTTCGACAAGGGATTCTTTCTTTTTAGCTTCTCCTGCTCGTTCAGCATCTTCAATTATTTTTCTTGCAGCATCTTCAGCAGAGGAAATTTGGGCTTCAGCGCTTTTCTTGCGCGCAAAATAACCTATGCCGAATCCTAAAATAATAGCAATGATGGCCGTTAGCATACTTTCAATAATTTCCACCTCCTTTTTATTAAATTATAATAAGGGTAAAGCCGAGTATTGTACTCGGCTTTTAAAAGCACCTAACCATTACTCCCCTAAAGCAATGCTTTGTTCTCTTAAAAGAATTTTACAAAAATAATGCTACCTTGATATACGATTGACCAATATAATTGTAAATGTTTTTGAAAGTAGTGTCAAGTTAGCCATAATTTATTGTAAATGAAGCTTATGACAATTACATCATAGCCTTAGAGAATGAAAAATTAACCTAGGTAGTACACTCTAGGTTAATTATTACACTAGTAATTGAACTGGCAGAGAAACCCCTGCCAGCCAAGTACCTGCTTATCCGTACTTTATCAATTGTTTTAGCCTGCTTAAAACGCTTTCTCGCTATTTTGAGCGCTACTTCTGCCTCAGAGGAGAAGTCATATTCTTTGATAATATCACGAATAATGACTTCAGGTATCCCACGCTGTTTTAATTTCATAACAATAAAGTTTAGACTATACTTGCTACTTTTGCACAGGTTATCAAATAAGCACTCACAGAGCACTTTATCATTAATATAGCCGTTGTTAAGCAAGTAGCTAATTACTTCATCAATTAGAGCAACATCGAAACCTTTCAAAAATAATTTATGCCGTACCTCTTTTTCACTATAGGCACGAAGATTTAGCATACGTATAGCAGCCAACCTTACTGCTTGACTATTTTGCGACAGCATTGTCTTCAGCTGTGCTAGATGGTTGGGGAGCCGTTCCGACAATTAGGGCCTCTCGGATCTTCTTATCAATAGCAGCTGCAATATCAATATTTTCTTTTAAGAATTCTTTAACGTTCTCGCGCCCTTGACCTAATCTATTATCGCCATAGGAATACCATGCGCCGCTTTTGTTTATAATGTCGAGTTCTGTACCAAGGTCAACCAAGGTACCCTCATGAGATATGCCCTGGCCATACATAATATCAAATTCGGCCTGTTTGAATGGAGGCGCAACTTTATTTTTAACAACTTTAACTTTAGTGCGATTTCCCACAACCTCATTGCCTTGTTTCAAGCTTTCAGTCTTGCGCACTTCTAACCGAATGGATGCATAAAACTTAAGGGCCCGTCCACCAGTTGTCGTTTCAGGGTTGCCAAACATTACTCCCACTTTTTCACGAATCTGGTTTATAAAAATAGCAGTTGTACGTGATTTACTTATAATGCCGGTTAGCTTACGAAGTGCTTGCGACATAAGCCTGGCGTGCAAACCTACATGGGCGTCACCCATTTCACCCTCAATTTCCGCTTTAGGTACTAATGCTGCAACGGAGTCAACAACAATTATGTCTATTGCGCCGCTACGTACTAACGCATCTGCAATTTCCAAAGCTTGTTCACCATTATCGGGTTGGGAAATAAGGAGATTGTCTATATCAACACCTAGCTTTTTTGCATATACAGGGTCTAGTGCGTGTTCAGCATCAATAAATGCAGCAAAGCCGCCCATTTTTTGGGCTTGTGCAATTATATGTAAAGCGACTGTTGTCTTACCGGAAGATTCGGGTCCGTATATTTCGATTACCCTTCCTCTTGGTACACCGCCAACACCGAGAGCAACGTCTAATGATAAGGCCCCTGTTGGAATAACTTCAATATTCATCTTGGCTGCGGCCTCACCAAGTTTCATTATTGAGCCTTTTCCAAAATCCTTCTCAATCTGCCGCATGGCCATCTCCAACGCTTTTATTTTATCCATCATCTACCCCCCTCATATATATTTTACAAACATTTGTTCGTATAGTCAATAGAAATGTTGTATTTTGACGTTTGTTATCTTCCTCTAGCTATTTCTACATTGATTTTGTAACCTTTAATGGAACTTTTATGCATCACTGACAAGACTCTCTCAGCAACATCCTCTGGAACTTCCACAAATGTAAATTTATCATAGATATTAATAATACCAATAATATTTCCTGGAATATCCGCCTCGCTGGCAATGGTTCTTACAATATCCTCAGGCCTAATTTTTTGAGCTCTTCCAGCATTTATAAATAACCTTACCATGCCTGGTTGTGAGCCGTTATTAGCCAGCAATTGGCTTTGCTCGTCCGTCTTTTCCTTGAAGCCCTCTTGATACAACTTTAAGGAGGCGGCGGCAATATCAAGGGCATCATAAGCAGTCATTAAATCCGCTACTATAGTATGATAATCAGAAAATCTGTTTTGTTCAATGGTTTGCCTTAATCTGTTTTTAATTGTTTCACGCTGTCTGTCTAAAATATCAGCAGCAGAAGGCAGTTGTTTTCTAATGATGCGTGTTTTTACCTGTTTTTCAATAATTTTTAATTGACGGTATTCGCGCGGTTCAATGAATGTGAATGCTATACCCTTTTTGCCAGCACGGCCGGTACGTCCAATACGATGAACATATGATTCCGGATCTTGCGGAATGTCATAATTAATGACATGGGTTATATCTTCTATATCCAAACCACGCGCTGCGACATCAGTTGCCACTAGGATTTCCAGTTTGCCTTCCCGGAATTTTTTCATTACTCTATCCCGCTGCGCTTGACTTAAATCGCCATGCAGTCCATCAGCCATATAGCCTCTAGCCTGCAATGAGGCTACTAACTCATCAACGCCTTTTTTAGTCCGGCAAAAAACAATCAATTTACCAGCCGTTTCAATGTCAATCACACGGCACAAACCTTCGAGCTTTTCGCGAGTTTCATAATAGAATTGATCAATTAAAGGAATAGTTAGCTGTTCTTTGCTGATAGTAATATTATGTGGATCATTCATGTACTTACGGGCTAAATTTAATATAGCCATAGGCATAGTCGCTGAAAAAAGCAAGGTTTGCCTTCCTTCGTCTGGTATGCTCTGCATTATGTCTTCAATATCTTCAATAAAGCCCATATCGAGCATTTCATCGGCTTCGTCTAGAACTAGCATTTTAACATGATCTAATTTTATTGTTTTGCGGCGTATATGATCAAGCAATCGACCAGGAGTGCCAATGACTACTTGGACTCCGAACTTTAAAGCTTTTATCTGCCTATCTATTGACTGACCGCCATAAACAGGAACAGTCTTGATCCGTTTAAATCTGCCGATTTTTGCCAGTTCTTCCGACACTTGAATAGCAAGTTCGCGTGTCGGTGTAAGAACTAAAGCTTGTATATGACGGCTATCTGCTGATACCCTCTCCATTATCGGAATACCAAAAGCAGCAGTTTTTCCTGTTCCTGTCTGCGCCTGACCAATAACATCGAAACCCTCAAGTACAAGTGGAATAGTCTGAGTCTGAATTGGTGAAGGTTCTTCAAAACCCATTTCGGCAATCGCATTATATACTTTTTTACTTATTTGAATATTTCCAAACAAACCACTATCCTTCAATGTTTGATCCCCCTATATTGTTAGAGCATATCTTCTTATTATATCAAGAACTGCTTGAGATGTCCGATATTTTATATCGACCCTATCGCCGGAAAAATTATATTTCTCGCATAAGCTGCCTTTGACACCATCAATAGCCACATATACAAGACCAACCGGTTTCAAATCAGTCGCCCCGCCGGGACCGGCTATACCGGTTACACCCACCCCAACATCTGCTTTAAATTTGTTTTTTATCCCAATGGCCATAGCTTTAGCTGTTTCTAGGCTAACAGCTCCATAATTCTCAATTATCGCACGCGGAACACTAACCTCATTAACTTTTATTTCGTTGCTATAACAAACTATTGATCCTATTAAATAGTCTGAACTACCGGAAATATCGGTAAGCCGACTGCTGACCAAGCCTCCGGTACATGATTCAGCAAGCGCAAGGCTAAGTTTTTTCTTTTTTAACAATTCACTGACAACTGCTTCCATTGTCTCCCCGTCAACAGCAAAGATATATTGACCTACAATACCTCTAATACGTTTTTCAATGTCAGCTATTAAACTAAGCGCTTGTTCTTTAGTTTCAGCTTGAGCAGTTATCCGAATTTGTATTTCGCCTTTTTTAGCCAAAAGCGCGAGAGTGGGATTTGTCTGATTGACAATAAGCTCTCTAATCTCTTCCTCAAGAAGTGACTCTCCTATACCCGATGTATGCAAAACCTTAGAGACAATAACACCCTGAAGACCAAATTTACTCGTCAAATAGGGTTTTATCGAGGATAGAAACATGTGTTCTAACTCATGAGGCGGTCCAGGTAGATTTATAATTACTTTATTGTTCTTTTCACAGATTATCCCCGGCGCTGTACCTTTCTCATTATTTACTACCAGTGATCCCTCAGGAAGCATAGCTTGCCTTTTATTATTTTCCGGCATATTAACTTGCCGATAAGCAAAATAATCTCTTATCTTTTGCAAACTTGGTTCATGAAGGATTAGGGAACAATCAACGATTTTAGCTGTTACTTCCTTTGTAATATCTCCCTGCGTAGGACCCAATCCCCCGGTAGTGATAACTATATCAGCTCTAGATAATGCTGTCCTTATTACTTTCTCCATTCGTTCCCGGTTATCGCCTACCACCGATTGAAATAATACATTGAACCCCATTGCGTTTAACTGTTTTGCTAAAAAAGGAGCATTTGTATTTAGAATTTGTCCAAGTAGCAACTCCGTTCCGGTACTTACTAATTCAACGATCATTTTTATTGTTCACCTCCCAACATAGTTGAGTTTCTAAAAAGAAAATAGCAGGACATACGCCACTACTATTTTGATAATTTCTTATTTGCAATTATACCTATTAGTCGATTTTTTCGGCTACAAGATCATACGTGAACCCTTGGACAACGCGAACCTTTATTACATCCCCAGGCTTAGTATCATGAGCACCCTCTACATAGATATAACCGTCGACATCAGGCGCCTCACGATATGATCGGCCAAAAACCAGCCCAGGCTGTTCAGGGTTAGAACCTTCGATGAGCACATCAAATACACTGTCTTCTATGTCTTGGTTCATTTGTTCAGATATTTGACACTGTAACGCCATTAACTCGTGATAACGTTCCTGTTTTACTTCATCGGAAATCTGGTTAGGCAAGGCCGCCGCTATGGTATCTTCTTCGCGCGAATAGGTAAAAATACCTACCCGATCAAATTTTTGCTCCGCTAAAAATTGCTTTAGTGTCTCGAAGTGGACTTCACTTTCCCCAGGGAAACCAACGATAAAGGAGGTTCGAATAGTTACTCCGGGGATTTTCCCCCTTAGCTTAGTAAGCAGTGCTTCAATTTCTGCCTTGCTATCACGGCGATGCATCGCTTTTAAAATATCATTATGAATGTGCTGCAAAGGCAAGTCAACATATTTGCAAATTTTAGGTTCATTAGCTATCAAATCAATTAGATCATCTGAAAAGTATTTTGGGTAGCAATATAATAGTCTTATCCATAAGATTCCATCCGTCTTTACCAGTTCTCTAAGCAGCTCGGTCAGCCTTGGTTCACCGTAAATATCTTTGCCGTAGCTAGTAGTGTCCTGAGCTATTAAATTAATTTCTTTAACTCCACGTGAAACTAGTGTTCTGACCTCAGCAAGAATTGACTCAATAGGGCGGCTTCTAAACTTGCCTCTCACACTGGGAATAACGCAATATGAGCAGCAATTGCTGCAACCTTCGGCGATTTTAACATAAGCGCTATAAAACGGCGTAGTGGTAATACGCGACATCTTCTCGTCATAAATAGTATTGATATCATCAATTAATAAAACGCGATTACCAGCCAAAACAGCATCTACTGCCTCACCAATTCTGTGCCACGCACCAGTGCCTATGATAGCGTCTATTTCCGGCAGTTCATCAAGCAACTCCTGTTGATAACGCTGTCCTAAGCAACCTGCTACGATAATTGCACGACATTTACCTTCTGTTTTAAACTCACTCATTTGCAGTATTGTCGATATTGATTCTTCCTTTGCTGAATCAATAAAGGTGCAGGTATTGATGATAAGTATATCGGCTTGGTGTGGATCATCGGTAATTGGAATCTTTCTATCTGCAAGCGCTCCAAGCATAATTTCGGTATCAACAAGATTTTTGGCACAGCCAAGGCTAATGAAACCGGCCTGAATCATAAAGACTTCCTCCTAATGTCATTAATTATTTTGAGCTTATTCTTACCGTCTGAATCCATTTATCGAGCAATCTATGCTTCTGTTCTAAGGTTACAATCTCCTTATTTTCTAATAGCTCGATGTTCTTTTGGTTAAATTCTTTATACT
Coding sequences within:
- the rny gene encoding ribonuclease Y translates to MLTAIIAIILGFGIGYFARKKSAEAQISSAEDAARKIIEDAERAGEAKKKESLVEAKEEIHKLRNELDRETKERRSELQRLERRLLQKEENLDRKIDSLEKKEEVLNRKEIELDKSQEKVNELYTKQLAELERLSGFTSEEARNMLLASAQEEIKHETAMMIKELEQQAKEEADKRAREIISLAIQRCAADHVAETTVSVVALPNDEMKGRIIGREGRNIRTLETLTGIDLIIDDTPEAVILSGFDPVRREVARIALEKLITDGRIHPARIEEMVEKAQKEVEQRIKEAGEQATFETGVYGLHPELIRLLGRLKFRTSYGQNVLKHSIEVSHLAGVMAAELGVDIMLAKRAGLLHDIGKAVDHEVEGPHVTIGADLAKKYRESAEVINAIGAHHGDEEPKTVQAVLIAAADAVSAARPGARRESLESYLKRLTRLEDIAESFEGVDKSFAIQAGREIRIMVKPDKIDDLSSVRLVRDIVKKIESELEYPGQIKVTVIRETRAIDYAK
- a CDS encoding regulatory protein RecX is translated as MLSQNSQAVRLAAIRMLNLRAYSEKEVRHKLFLKGFDVALIDEVISYLLNNGYINDKVLCECLFDNLCKSSKYSLNFIVMKLKQRGIPEVIIRDIIKEYDFSSEAEVALKIARKRFKQAKTIDKVRISRYLAGRGFSASSITSVIINLECTT
- the recA gene encoding recombinase RecA, with translation MDKIKALEMAMRQIEKDFGKGSIMKLGEAAAKMNIEVIPTGALSLDVALGVGGVPRGRVIEIYGPESSGKTTVALHIIAQAQKMGGFAAFIDAEHALDPVYAKKLGVDIDNLLISQPDNGEQALEIADALVRSGAIDIIVVDSVAALVPKAEIEGEMGDAHVGLHARLMSQALRKLTGIISKSRTTAIFINQIREKVGVMFGNPETTTGGRALKFYASIRLEVRKTESLKQGNEVVGNRTKVKVVKNKVAPPFKQAEFDIMYGQGISHEGTLVDLGTELDIINKSGAWYSYGDNRLGQGRENVKEFLKENIDIAAAIDKKIREALIVGTAPQPSSTAEDNAVAK
- a CDS encoding DEAD/DEAH box helicase — encoded protein: MKDSGLFGNIQISKKVYNAIAEMGFEEPSPIQTQTIPLVLEGFDVIGQAQTGTGKTAAFGIPIMERVSADSRHIQALVLTPTRELAIQVSEELAKIGRFKRIKTVPVYGGQSIDRQIKALKFGVQVVIGTPGRLLDHIRRKTIKLDHVKMLVLDEADEMLDMGFIEDIEDIMQSIPDEGRQTLLFSATMPMAILNLARKYMNDPHNITISKEQLTIPLIDQFYYETREKLEGLCRVIDIETAGKLIVFCRTKKGVDELVASLQARGYMADGLHGDLSQAQRDRVMKKFREGKLEILVATDVAARGLDIEDITHVINYDIPQDPESYVHRIGRTGRAGKKGIAFTFIEPREYRQLKIIEKQVKTRIIRKQLPSAADILDRQRETIKNRLRQTIEQNRFSDYHTIVADLMTAYDALDIAAASLKLYQEGFKEKTDEQSQLLANNGSQPGMVRLFINAGRAQKIRPEDIVRTIASEADIPGNIIGIINIYDKFTFVEVPEDVAERVLSVMHKSSIKGYKINVEIARGR
- a CDS encoding competence/damage-inducible protein A, with the translated sequence MIVELVSTGTELLLGQILNTNAPFLAKQLNAMGFNVLFQSVVGDNRERMEKVIRTALSRADIVITTGGLGPTQGDITKEVTAKIVDCSLILHEPSLQKIRDYFAYRQVNMPENNKRQAMLPEGSLVVNNEKGTAPGIICEKNNKVIINLPGPPHELEHMFLSSIKPYLTSKFGLQGVIVSKVLHTSGIGESLLEEEIRELIVNQTNPTLALLAKKGEIQIRITAQAETKEQALSLIADIEKRIRGIVGQYIFAVDGETMEAVVSELLKKKKLSLALAESCTGGLVSSRLTDISGSSDYLIGSIVCYSNEIKVNEVSVPRAIIENYGAVSLETAKAMAIGIKNKFKADVGVGVTGIAGPGGATDLKPVGLVYVAIDGVKGSLCEKYNFSGDRVDIKYRTSQAVLDIIRRYALTI